The following coding sequences lie in one Hallerella porci genomic window:
- the rpsT gene encoding 30S ribosomal protein S20, translating into MPNHQSCKKRIRQTKKLTEINRSVRSAIRTSLKTIRSASDKDAALKEMPNLFSMLDKAAAKGRAGFNANRAANYKAKVARVVNALAAKA; encoded by the coding sequence GTGCCTAATCATCAGTCTTGCAAAAAGCGTATCCGTCAGACCAAGAAGCTGACCGAAATTAACCGTTCCGTCCGTTCTGCAATCCGTACGAGTCTCAAGACGATTCGTTCCGCAAGCGATAAGGACGCAGCCCTCAAGGAAATGCCGAACCTCTTCAGCATGCTCGATAAGGCTGCTGCTAAGGGTCGTGCAGGTTTCAACGCCAACCGTGCTGCCAATTATAAGGCTAAGGTTGCTCGCGTTGTGAACGCTCTTGCTGCCAAGGCTTAA
- a CDS encoding DUF4421 family protein produces MKIFLISLWLLAGLLWAEAQGMVASTDSVVTAFPEKFFIQFYAQYNYAAFSGESTDNKDLKTNLPVHIGFGGGYGPFSWTSMLSMSFGADEDLPITKAANLQFNYFSDRIFGDAEIGVNDGFYKRERFEEKDKAEAYQLMIIKGSLSINYIWNKDHSLRAVYNMDRRQWKSNGSFILGIGAYYHGIESKDSALSFYSEMQSFVHAGPSAGYSYNWIWDNGMFGNLLIVGTTSVGKNVTRNEWMQFYQIFPKGVLGYHSHTWSINFPLILSLLWIHENDGKVGDFFLEASAGFTITKRF; encoded by the coding sequence ATGAAAATTTTTCTCATCAGTTTGTGGCTTTTGGCGGGTTTGCTTTGGGCAGAGGCGCAAGGAATGGTGGCGAGTACGGACTCGGTGGTGACGGCGTTTCCCGAGAAATTTTTCATTCAATTTTACGCACAATATAATTATGCAGCATTCTCGGGAGAAAGTACCGACAACAAAGATTTGAAAACGAATCTTCCGGTGCATATCGGTTTTGGCGGCGGTTATGGGCCTTTTTCGTGGACGTCGATGCTTTCGATGTCTTTTGGCGCAGACGAAGATTTGCCGATAACGAAAGCGGCGAATTTGCAATTCAATTATTTTAGCGACCGCATTTTCGGTGACGCAGAAATCGGTGTGAACGATGGATTTTATAAACGGGAAAGATTCGAAGAAAAAGATAAAGCCGAAGCGTATCAGCTGATGATTATCAAAGGGAGTCTTTCTATCAATTACATCTGGAATAAAGATCATTCTCTGCGGGCGGTTTACAATATGGATCGCAGGCAGTGGAAAAGTAACGGCAGTTTTATTTTAGGAATCGGCGCATATTATCACGGAATTGAATCCAAAGATTCTGCGCTTTCATTTTATTCCGAAATGCAATCCTTTGTGCACGCGGGTCCGAGCGCGGGTTATTCGTACAATTGGATTTGGGATAATGGAATGTTTGGCAATTTATTAATCGTGGGGACGACGAGCGTCGGAAAAAATGTGACGCGAAATGAATGGATGCAATTTTATCAAATTTTCCCGAAAGGCGTTCTCGGTTATCACAGTCACACTTGGTCCATCAATTTTCCGCTGATTCTCAGTTTACTTTGGATTCATGAAAACGATGGAAAAGTCGGCGATTTTTTCCTTGAAGCGTCCGCGGGATTTACGATTACAAAACGGTTTTAA
- a CDS encoding type ISP restriction/modification enzyme has protein sequence MADYLTREQKLELLKADRSVLSEGFLQNATILHPNEEGDWISLRNDYFDSFMNIEADKKFNEKSKSVFSVYSLGLGTNRDPWLYNFSKPEVERNVKRFIEEYTRNIGRKQNELTTDPTKIAWSSSLIPKVLKGKKVKYQDFYAKSLYRPFCKQILYRGEDLTHRRGQFDDFFPTSEHENLLICVNGLGSTKGFTSLMTDCIPDLNMLAAVAQCFPLYWYSKSEDAQQELFNQNAGSGYVRHDAVTDFALKAAKEKYGAAVTKEDIFYYVYGLLHSSSYRATFESDLKKKLPRIPFVKSKETFCAFLDAGRKLSHLHLNYESVPPLKNVTVTGLESENFTVDKMSFAKSGKEKDKSTILYNPSITVSGIPEKAYDYIVNGKSAIEWIMERYADVTNKDTGIRNNANDWATEHGKPRYILDLLLSVIALSVQSVEIVNALPEIDWKKEAEG, from the coding sequence GTGGCAGACTATTTGACCCGTGAACAGAAGCTGGAACTTTTAAAGGCAGACAGAAGCGTTTTAAGTGAAGGCTTTTTGCAGAACGCCACAATTTTGCATCCCAACGAAGAGGGCGACTGGATAAGCCTGCGCAACGATTATTTTGACAGCTTTATGAATATAGAAGCAGACAAGAAGTTCAATGAAAAGTCAAAGAGCGTGTTCAGCGTTTATTCATTGGGTTTAGGAACAAATCGTGACCCTTGGCTTTATAATTTTAGCAAACCAGAAGTTGAAAGAAATGTAAAACGATTTATTGAAGAATACACAAGGAATATTGGAAGAAAACAAAATGAACTGACTACAGACCCTACAAAAATTGCATGGTCCAGCAGTTTAATTCCAAAAGTGTTAAAAGGCAAAAAAGTAAAATATCAAGATTTCTATGCAAAATCACTTTATAGACCTTTCTGTAAACAAATTCTTTATCGTGGTGAAGATTTAACACACCGACGTGGTCAATTTGATGATTTTTTCCCAACATCAGAACACGAAAATCTTTTAATCTGTGTTAATGGTCTAGGTTCAACCAAAGGCTTTACAAGTTTAATGACAGATTGTATTCCAGATTTAAATATGCTTGCAGCCGTTGCTCAATGTTTCCCATTATACTGGTATTCAAAATCAGAAGATGCACAGCAGGAGTTGTTCAATCAGAATGCAGGCAGCGGCTATGTCCGCCACGATGCCGTAACGGACTTTGCCTTAAAGGCGGCAAAAGAAAAATACGGAGCCGCCGTTACTAAAGAAGATATCTTCTATTACGTTTATGGTCTGCTCCATAGCTCAAGTTACCGCGCAACTTTTGAATCCGACTTAAAGAAAAAGCTTCCGCGTATTCCTTTTGTTAAAAGCAAAGAAACTTTTTGTGCATTCCTCGACGCCGGAAGAAAGCTTAGCCATCTCCACTTAAACTACGAAAGCGTTCCGCCGTTAAAAAACGTAACTGTAACGGGTTTAGAAAGCGAGAACTTTACCGTGGATAAAATGTCTTTTGCCAAAAGCGGCAAAGAAAAGGACAAGTCGACGATTCTTTATAACCCGAGCATTACCGTTTCGGGCATTCCAGAAAAAGCCTACGATTACATTGTCAACGGCAAGTCCGCTATCGAATGGATTATGGAACGCTACGCCGATGTCACTAACAAAGATACGGGCATTCGCAACAACGCGAACGACTGGGCAACGGAACACGGCAAACCGCGCTATATTTTGGATTTGCTTTTAAGCGTTATCGCTTTGAGCGTGCAGAGCGTAGAAATTGTAAACGCCCTGCCAGAGATCGATTGGAAAAAGGAAGCGGAGGGGTAA
- a CDS encoding DegT/DnrJ/EryC1/StrS family aminotransferase: MIPFVNLGAQYRKYQEEFHSATEEVLKSGNFIGGNAVKELEENLQSDVGVRFAISCASGTSALQLSLKALGLKPGDEVIVPDYTFIATAEAVALEGGVPRFADVNEHFLISPESVLERISEKTVGIIAVDLFGECADYPRLKEIAAEHHLWILEDAAQSFGAFQNGRAAGSLATIAATSFFPTKPFGSFGDGGAVFTDDPKLAEKVRQFANHGKDATDIYADLGTNSRLDAVQAAVLNVKRKHFAEELARRRENAAAYDAFFRGRSGFQIPEIACGNTSIYAQYALRIQDRDEFVRKMNLCEIPTRIYYERNLSLEPCFARFPSAAKDFCGNKNAYQLTQSVCCLPICAFTDVEEILQRIKTVL, encoded by the coding sequence ATGATTCCGTTCGTCAATTTGGGTGCACAATACCGAAAATATCAAGAAGAATTCCATTCCGCGACCGAAGAAGTCTTAAAAAGCGGAAATTTTATCGGCGGAAATGCAGTCAAAGAACTCGAAGAAAATTTACAGAGTGATGTCGGCGTCCGTTTTGCGATTTCTTGCGCAAGCGGAACAAGTGCTTTACAACTTTCTTTAAAAGCGCTCGGACTAAAACCCGGCGACGAAGTCATCGTTCCCGATTATACATTTATCGCAACCGCTGAAGCCGTCGCCTTAGAAGGCGGCGTTCCCCGCTTTGCCGATGTAAACGAGCATTTTTTAATTTCCCCAGAATCCGTTTTAGAACGCATTTCCGAAAAGACTGTGGGAATTATCGCCGTCGATTTATTTGGAGAATGCGCCGATTATCCGCGGTTAAAGGAAATTGCCGCAGAACATCATCTTTGGATTTTAGAAGATGCCGCACAAAGTTTTGGCGCTTTTCAGAACGGACGCGCAGCCGGTTCCCTTGCGACGATCGCTGCGACGAGCTTTTTCCCGACCAAGCCCTTCGGTTCATTTGGCGATGGCGGAGCGGTTTTTACCGACGACCCTAAACTCGCCGAAAAAGTCCGCCAATTTGCCAATCACGGAAAAGACGCAACCGATATTTACGCAGACCTCGGCACAAACAGTCGATTAGACGCTGTCCAAGCAGCGGTTTTAAATGTCAAGCGGAAACATTTCGCAGAGGAACTCGCTCGCCGACGCGAGAACGCAGCCGCCTACGATGCATTCTTTCGAGGACGTTCCGGTTTTCAAATTCCAGAAATTGCCTGCGGCAACACGAGCATTTATGCGCAATACGCTCTGCGGATTCAAGACCGCGATGAATTTGTGCGCAAGATGAATTTGTGCGAAATTCCGACCCGCATTTATTACGAGCGAAATCTTTCTCTTGAGCCGTGCTTTGCCCGATTCCCTTCTGCTGCGAAAGATTTCTGCGGGAACAAAAACGCTTATCAATTAACCCAAAGCGTTTGCTGCCTTCCGATTTGCGCCTTCACCGACGTCGAAGAAATTCTGCAGCGCATTAAAACCGTTTTGTAA